The DNA segment GAGCAGGCCCTGGTCCATCACGCCAAGAGCCCGTCGCAACGGAACATGGACCGCATTCTGTACTTTCTGACCCGCAACAACCTGCAACTGTGGCACCGTTTCTCGCCACCGGCCCGGCGGGCGGCCATGCTGCGGCAGACCGCGGCCCGCTACGCTGCGATCGCCCGGATCGAGCGGGCGGTCGGGGGCTTCCTGCGCGGGTTGACCGGCGGATGGTACCGGATCGCCCGGCAGTACCGCAGGCGAACCGAACTGACGCCCGAGCAATTCGACGCCCTCTTCGGCGGGCGGGCCATCCGCGCGCACGTCGAGGCGATGCAGCGGGACGGCCTCCGCACCGCCGCCATCTTCGGGTGGGGCAAGGGGTTGGAGCAGATCATCGAGTACCTGCGCGAAGGCGGGATCGCCGTCACCCGAATCATTGGCGATCGTCCCCTGCCGATCCGCCGATGGATGTCGCTGCCGGTGGATCGCAGCGACGGCAATACGCTATCCGAGGATGCGCTGGTGGTCGGTTCGCTCTCGCCGGGCGTGGCGATGGACTATCACGAGCAGGCCCAAACAAAATTCCCCAACGCCCGGGTGGTCCGGCTGGCGGATTTCTCGTAGACGCGGCAGAGGCCGCTAGAACCGCGCCGAAGCCGCCCCGCGCGGGCTGCGGAAGCGCCCCTTGGCCTTGAGCTGATCCCGAATCCGGGCGGCGTTTTCATAGTCTTCAGCGGCGATCGCCACTTCGAGCTGCTCGCTGAGGGTCTGCTTGACGCCGTACTGCCGGCGGATCTGCCGCTCGAGCATTCTGAGTTCCGCGATCGACGGATCGTGCCGCAGCCACTTGGTCAGTCCGTGGTCCTCATAGACCTTGGCGATCTGGCCCATGCCGGACTTGATCTGCTCGACCGCCTCGTCGAAATCCTTGTCGAGCACCCGCCGCTGCGTCAGGGCGATGGTCCGGTGCCAGAGGACGAATGGACGGTACCGCTCGTGGTTCTCCACGTGATCCTCGTCGTCGCAGTGATCGCGGATGAAGTCCATGGCCTCGAGCGTGTAGTCGGCGTCGCGGACCGCCCGCTCGTAGTAAGAGGCGGCCGTCGAACTCTCGCCGCCGTCCTGAGCCCGCCGCGCCACCGCCAGCATTCCGACCCGACGGTGGTAGAACTGGGTCATCTCGCGGTCCAGTTCGGCCCAGGCCTTGCGCGGCACGCCTCGCGAGGGATCCTCAGCCTTCACCTCGGCGACCCGGCGCGTGACGTACTCCAGGTAGGTCTGGCAGTTATGGGGCTTGGTCGCGTCCGGCCGGCCGTCGATGACCATCTGGAGCAGTCCGCAGTCCAGACGGAGCTGAAGCTGCGGCTGACCGTCCGTCCCGACGACGACGCGGGCGTCCACCCCTTCGTCGGATGACGGCCACGACCGTAGGATCGAGCCAATGTCTTTGGACACCTGGGACCCTCGTTTCATCAGTCTGTAGAGCCTTCGAAAAAGGTTCACGGTACTGCGTTTTACTGAATTATACCGCGACTCGCGTGGAAAAAGAGCCAAAGCCAGCCACCGAATGCATTTATGCTCAATAAGGTCAGAGGGTTCCAATGTGCATTTTCGCGATCCGCTCGCTATACTTGATTATCCCGAGTATGGACGAGCAGATCAATAACAATCTCGACCTCCTGGAGATCGAAGAGGCCCAGGAACTGGACCAGGACGGCGGCCCCATCCACGCCCGAATCGAGGTGCGCAAACGCCGCTCGCGAAGCCGGATCGACAAGTACCTTCAGGGGCGGTTTCCGCGATTTTCTCGGACCGCGATCCAGAAACTTATCAAGGAGGGGGCGATCACCGTCAACGGCAGGGCGATCAAGCCCAGCTACGAGATCATGCCCGCGGACCGGATCGAACTGATCCTGCCGCCTCCGGAAACCCGCCAGATATTACCCGAGGACATTCCCCTGAGGATTCTCTACGAGGACGAGTATCTCCTGGCGGTCGACAAACCGCCGAACATGGTCGTGCATCCGGCCCGCGGGTATCAGAGCGGCACGCTGGTCAACGCCCTGGTCCACTACTGTGACAACCTCTCAGCCAGCGATGATCCGGTCCGTCCGGGCATCGTCCACCGGCTCGACAAGGATACCACCGGGGTGATCCTGGTGGCCAAGAACGATGAGGCGCACTGGCGGCTGTCC comes from the Phycisphaerae bacterium genome and includes:
- a CDS encoding glycosyltransferase family 2 protein, yielding MAQPAITLVIPNFNRASELEQTLERITELNELDKQILVIDNASTDGAPEMVERRFPQVELVRLDQNLGTAARNVGLERARASITLMLDNDSYPEPGILKNIHQAFEQERHLGILACRVKLPSGRHESGGLPGVFVGCGAAMRTDLIRQLGGYPEDYGYYVEEYDLSCRVWQSGYRVRWSEQALVHHAKSPSQRNMDRILYFLTRNNLQLWHRFSPPARRAAMLRQTAARYAAIARIERAVGGFLRGLTGGWYRIARQYRRRTELTPEQFDALFGGRAIRAHVEAMQRDGLRTAAIFGWGKGLEQIIEYLREGGIAVTRIIGDRPLPIRRWMSLPVDRSDGNTLSEDALVVGSLSPGVAMDYHEQAQTKFPNARVVRLADFS
- a CDS encoding RluA family pseudouridine synthase; amino-acid sequence: MDEQINNNLDLLEIEEAQELDQDGGPIHARIEVRKRRSRSRIDKYLQGRFPRFSRTAIQKLIKEGAITVNGRAIKPSYEIMPADRIELILPPPETRQILPEDIPLRILYEDEYLLAVDKPPNMVVHPARGYQSGTLVNALVHYCDNLSASDDPVRPGIVHRLDKDTTGVILVAKNDEAHWRLSLQFERRRIHKEYRAVVEGELELDSDRIDAPIGIHPQIRERYSVRKGIGRPAATVYQAVERLAGYTHVRLLPETGRTHQLRVHMSWIRHPIVADSMYGGKSPTVGELLGTDDPTPAIGRFALHAHRIEFRHPISGQTLAIEAPLPQDFQNLLDVLRTRAGMSRSRSG